A genomic segment from Sciurus carolinensis chromosome 1, mSciCar1.2, whole genome shotgun sequence encodes:
- the Ca14 gene encoding carbonic anhydrase 14 isoform X2, which translates to MLFFALLLEVIWILAADGGHHWTYKGPHGQDHWPASYPECGSNAQSPIDIQTDSVTFDSELPALQPHGYDQPGTEPLDLHNNGHTVQLSLPPTLYLGGLPRKYVAAQLHLHWGQKGSPGGSEHQINSEATVAELHMVHYDSDSYGSLSEAAQRPQGLAVLGILIEVGETENPAYEHILSHLDEIRHKDQKTLVPPFNVQELLPPQLEQFFRYNGSLTTPPCYQSVLWTVFNRRAQISMGQLEKLQETLFSTEEEPSEPLIQNYRAPQPLNQRTVFASFTQVGSLYTTGEMLSLGVGILIGCLCLLLVVYFIVRKIRKKRLGNRKSVVFTSARATTEA; encoded by the exons ATGTTGTTCTTCGCCCTCCTGCTAGAGGTGATTTGGATCCTGGCTGCAGATGGGG GTCACCATTGGACATACAAAG GCCCACATGGTCAGGACCATTGGCCAGCCTCTTACCCTGAGTGTGGAAGCAATGCCCAGTCCCCCATCGATATCCAGACAGACAGTGTGACATTTGACTCCGAGTTGCCTGCTCTGCAGCCCCACGGATATGACCAGCCTGGTACTGAGCCTTTGGACTTGCACAACAACGGCCACACAG TGCAACTCTCTCTGCCCCCAACCCTGTATCTGGGTGGACTGCCCCGAAAATATGTAGCTGCCCAGCTGCACCTGCACTGGGGTCAAAAAGGATCCCCAGGGGGGTCAGAGCACCAGATCAACAGTGAAGCCACAGTTGCAGAG cTCCACATGGTACATTATGACTCTGATTCCTATGGCAGCTTAAGTGAGGCTGCCCAGAGGCCTCAGGGGCTGGCTGTACTAGGCATCCTAATTGAG GTGGGTGAGACTGAGAATCCAGCTTATGAACACATTCTGAGTCATTTGGATGAAATAAGACATAAAG ATCAGAAGACTTTAGTACCTCCCTTCAATGTGCAAGAGCTGCTCCCCCCACAGCTGGAACAATTCTTTCGTTACAATGGCTCACTCACAACTCCTCCCTGCTATCAAAGTGTGCTCTGGACAGTCTTCAATAGAAGAGCCCAGATTTCGATGGGACAG TTGGAAAAGCTTCAGGAGACATTGTTCTCCACAGAAGAGGAGCCCTCTGAGCCCCTCATACAGAACTATAGAGCCCCCCAGCCTCTCAACCAGCGGACTGTCTTTGCTTCATTCACTCAAG tggGATCCTTGTATACCACAG GTGAAATGCTGAGTTTAGGTGTGGGAATCTTGATTGGTTGTCTCTGCCTTCTGCTAGTTGTTTACTTCATCGTTAGAAAGATTCG GAAGAAGAGGCTGGGAAACCGTAAGAGTGTGGTCTTCACCTCAGCACGAGCCACCACGGAGGCATAA
- the Ca14 gene encoding carbonic anhydrase 14 isoform X3, whose product MHQGSWEGEVPGHHWTYKGPHGQDHWPASYPECGSNAQSPIDIQTDSVTFDSELPALQPHGYDQPGTEPLDLHNNGHTVQLSLPPTLYLGGLPRKYVAAQLHLHWGQKGSPGGSEHQINSEATVAELHMVHYDSDSYGSLSEAAQRPQGLAVLGILIEVGETENPAYEHILSHLDEIRHKDQKTLVPPFNVQELLPPQLEQFFRYNGSLTTPPCYQSVLWTVFNRRAQISMGQLEKLQETLFSTEEEPSEPLIQNYRAPQPLNQRTVFASFTQVGSLYTTGEMLSLGVGILIGCLCLLLVVYFIVRKIRKKRLGNRKSVVFTSARATTEA is encoded by the exons ATGCATCAAGGATCTTGGGAAGGAGAGGTTCCAG GTCACCATTGGACATACAAAG GCCCACATGGTCAGGACCATTGGCCAGCCTCTTACCCTGAGTGTGGAAGCAATGCCCAGTCCCCCATCGATATCCAGACAGACAGTGTGACATTTGACTCCGAGTTGCCTGCTCTGCAGCCCCACGGATATGACCAGCCTGGTACTGAGCCTTTGGACTTGCACAACAACGGCCACACAG TGCAACTCTCTCTGCCCCCAACCCTGTATCTGGGTGGACTGCCCCGAAAATATGTAGCTGCCCAGCTGCACCTGCACTGGGGTCAAAAAGGATCCCCAGGGGGGTCAGAGCACCAGATCAACAGTGAAGCCACAGTTGCAGAG cTCCACATGGTACATTATGACTCTGATTCCTATGGCAGCTTAAGTGAGGCTGCCCAGAGGCCTCAGGGGCTGGCTGTACTAGGCATCCTAATTGAG GTGGGTGAGACTGAGAATCCAGCTTATGAACACATTCTGAGTCATTTGGATGAAATAAGACATAAAG ATCAGAAGACTTTAGTACCTCCCTTCAATGTGCAAGAGCTGCTCCCCCCACAGCTGGAACAATTCTTTCGTTACAATGGCTCACTCACAACTCCTCCCTGCTATCAAAGTGTGCTCTGGACAGTCTTCAATAGAAGAGCCCAGATTTCGATGGGACAG TTGGAAAAGCTTCAGGAGACATTGTTCTCCACAGAAGAGGAGCCCTCTGAGCCCCTCATACAGAACTATAGAGCCCCCCAGCCTCTCAACCAGCGGACTGTCTTTGCTTCATTCACTCAAG tggGATCCTTGTATACCACAG GTGAAATGCTGAGTTTAGGTGTGGGAATCTTGATTGGTTGTCTCTGCCTTCTGCTAGTTGTTTACTTCATCGTTAGAAAGATTCG GAAGAAGAGGCTGGGAAACCGTAAGAGTGTGGTCTTCACCTCAGCACGAGCCACCACGGAGGCATAA
- the Ca14 gene encoding carbonic anhydrase 14 isoform X4, which yields MGVTIGHTKLSCHQSTGPHGQDHWPASYPECGSNAQSPIDIQTDSVTFDSELPALQPHGYDQPGTEPLDLHNNGHTVQLSLPPTLYLGGLPRKYVAAQLHLHWGQKGSPGGSEHQINSEATVAELHMVHYDSDSYGSLSEAAQRPQGLAVLGILIEVGETENPAYEHILSHLDEIRHKDQKTLVPPFNVQELLPPQLEQFFRYNGSLTTPPCYQSVLWTVFNRRAQISMGQLEKLQETLFSTEEEPSEPLIQNYRAPQPLNQRTVFASFTQVGSLYTTGEMLSLGVGILIGCLCLLLVVYFIVRKIRKKRLGNRKSVVFTSARATTEA from the exons ATGGGG GTCACCATTGGACATACAAAG CTTTCTTGTCATCAAAGTACAG GCCCACATGGTCAGGACCATTGGCCAGCCTCTTACCCTGAGTGTGGAAGCAATGCCCAGTCCCCCATCGATATCCAGACAGACAGTGTGACATTTGACTCCGAGTTGCCTGCTCTGCAGCCCCACGGATATGACCAGCCTGGTACTGAGCCTTTGGACTTGCACAACAACGGCCACACAG TGCAACTCTCTCTGCCCCCAACCCTGTATCTGGGTGGACTGCCCCGAAAATATGTAGCTGCCCAGCTGCACCTGCACTGGGGTCAAAAAGGATCCCCAGGGGGGTCAGAGCACCAGATCAACAGTGAAGCCACAGTTGCAGAG cTCCACATGGTACATTATGACTCTGATTCCTATGGCAGCTTAAGTGAGGCTGCCCAGAGGCCTCAGGGGCTGGCTGTACTAGGCATCCTAATTGAG GTGGGTGAGACTGAGAATCCAGCTTATGAACACATTCTGAGTCATTTGGATGAAATAAGACATAAAG ATCAGAAGACTTTAGTACCTCCCTTCAATGTGCAAGAGCTGCTCCCCCCACAGCTGGAACAATTCTTTCGTTACAATGGCTCACTCACAACTCCTCCCTGCTATCAAAGTGTGCTCTGGACAGTCTTCAATAGAAGAGCCCAGATTTCGATGGGACAG TTGGAAAAGCTTCAGGAGACATTGTTCTCCACAGAAGAGGAGCCCTCTGAGCCCCTCATACAGAACTATAGAGCCCCCCAGCCTCTCAACCAGCGGACTGTCTTTGCTTCATTCACTCAAG tggGATCCTTGTATACCACAG GTGAAATGCTGAGTTTAGGTGTGGGAATCTTGATTGGTTGTCTCTGCCTTCTGCTAGTTGTTTACTTCATCGTTAGAAAGATTCG GAAGAAGAGGCTGGGAAACCGTAAGAGTGTGGTCTTCACCTCAGCACGAGCCACCACGGAGGCATAA